The following proteins come from a genomic window of Pyxidicoccus sp. MSG2:
- a CDS encoding pilus assembly protein yields MSHRIPSRRRARGAALVETAIGTTLMVTVIAFGIHFAEVGYLSLKVQESAISALWNSTHRKMHTTALDYTEADDAVEDAGRDAARRYADFNGLSNINRAAGITQAFTRGQNLTVNCDTGGAGPDWEGTVVTRLIYRDQGPAHCTAQAELSAIRIPTSFLQNDRDGEKGLYKEQHVDTNFSNLRVCSTGRPVAGQCQGEFSMLVDDWGLAGGNILSSETRTCQMLLGQMPYEMNPPIYLPIPCLNLPFFSAVYGTYLPTAIVIPWMADMMPLAVLGFPAPINSRYFFMSAPGEEMLMTQYPLLDQLGGSGMFPTTPGSPMALSTPTYGYAWARRLGKGRCFLGKDCD; encoded by the coding sequence ATGAGCCACCGCATCCCGTCCCGCCGCCGCGCCCGTGGCGCGGCCCTCGTGGAGACCGCGATTGGCACCACGCTGATGGTGACCGTCATCGCCTTCGGCATCCACTTCGCGGAGGTGGGCTACCTGTCCCTGAAGGTGCAGGAGTCCGCCATCTCCGCCCTGTGGAACAGCACCCACCGGAAGATGCACACCACCGCCCTCGACTACACCGAGGCGGACGACGCCGTGGAGGACGCGGGCCGTGACGCCGCCCGCCGCTACGCGGACTTCAACGGCCTGTCGAACATCAACCGGGCCGCGGGTATCACCCAGGCCTTCACCCGGGGCCAGAACCTCACGGTGAACTGCGACACCGGAGGCGCCGGACCGGACTGGGAGGGCACCGTTGTCACGCGGCTCATCTACCGCGACCAGGGCCCCGCGCACTGCACCGCGCAGGCGGAGCTGAGCGCGATTCGCATCCCCACCTCCTTCCTGCAGAACGACCGGGACGGGGAGAAGGGGCTGTACAAAGAGCAGCACGTGGACACCAACTTCTCCAACCTCCGCGTGTGCTCCACGGGCCGGCCGGTGGCGGGCCAGTGCCAGGGCGAGTTCAGCATGCTGGTGGATGACTGGGGCCTGGCGGGCGGCAACATCCTCAGCAGCGAGACGCGCACCTGCCAGATGCTGCTCGGGCAGATGCCGTACGAGATGAATCCGCCCATCTACCTCCCCATTCCCTGCCTCAACCTGCCCTTCTTCAGCGCGGTGTACGGCACCTACCTGCCCACGGCCATCGTCATCCCGTGGATGGCGGACATGATGCCCCTGGCCGTCCTCGGCTTCCCCGCGCCCATCAACTCGCGCTACTTCTTCATGAGCGCTCCGGGTGAGGAGATGCTCATGACCCAGTATCCCCTCCTGGACCAGTTGGGGGGCTCCGGCATGTTCCCCACCACGCCCGGCTCCCCCATGGCGCTCTCCACGCCCACGTATGGCTATGCGTGGGCGAGACGGCTCGGCAAGGGCCGCTGCTTCCTCGGTAAAGACTGCGACTGA
- a CDS encoding pilus assembly protein TadG-related protein: MNAPRFSSLRRGQTMVLFVLSMLLVVLMVVLTLSYSMKVRERIEVQTVADAAAYTNAVATARTFNNIAVLNRVQIGHAVAQAGAQSIISWTTMYRAYLNGARSSFSGAKWPYQLMQILCACAPFNGGCARACRCGNKGVRDLNSMMNAFRTEDRIIDPIFRGADVRAGLQLLLHQTAQLAIYASQHETYDDLVDSLGDQQFAKEITDQAAPGGRRGEWRTPGGLTLNRSELRGGMACTDSGALCDLPLTVAHAVNAAMGSRGYRFVTHRNYEHYLPHMIRLLVALLRSRLTGFLILTGQGTAYFKQPAGLGTMDAVMNMLPPYGSAVTAQDEGTILGIYPHILNGGGLPCPPIMPGPAEDVQAEVVGSGIAFRHRWTGGSDPMPFVHFLVPCTGGISSCPGIWPAFVDYNTLGVVDEDDNYAQPKNFALVQRDMATRTVADPWNFMTRFRFKSSGPGTEFDSRGLTLADGTPNSVQTALATGITYYHRGESLGIEHWAEPPNLLNPYWRATLVAPDIDDSGMNDASNTLRSASGVAADTFDALRGVGFKGIQ, from the coding sequence ATGAACGCGCCCCGCTTCTCCTCCCTCCGGCGCGGACAGACGATGGTGCTGTTCGTGCTCAGCATGCTGCTCGTGGTGCTGATGGTGGTGCTCACGCTGTCCTACTCGATGAAGGTGCGCGAGCGCATCGAGGTGCAGACGGTGGCGGACGCGGCCGCCTACACCAACGCGGTGGCGACCGCGCGCACCTTCAACAACATCGCCGTGCTCAACCGCGTGCAGATTGGCCACGCGGTGGCCCAGGCCGGCGCGCAGAGCATCATCTCCTGGACCACGATGTACCGGGCCTACCTGAACGGCGCGCGCTCGTCCTTCAGCGGCGCCAAGTGGCCCTACCAGTTGATGCAGATTCTGTGCGCCTGCGCGCCCTTCAACGGCGGCTGCGCCCGCGCGTGCCGGTGTGGCAACAAGGGCGTGCGGGACTTGAACTCCATGATGAACGCCTTCCGCACCGAGGATCGCATCATCGACCCCATCTTCCGGGGCGCGGACGTTCGGGCCGGACTGCAGCTGCTGCTCCACCAGACGGCGCAGCTCGCCATCTACGCCTCGCAACATGAAACCTACGACGACCTGGTGGACTCGCTGGGAGACCAGCAGTTCGCCAAGGAAATCACGGACCAGGCCGCACCAGGAGGCCGCCGCGGCGAGTGGCGCACCCCCGGGGGCCTGACGCTGAACCGCAGCGAGCTGCGGGGCGGAATGGCTTGCACGGACAGCGGCGCCCTGTGCGATTTGCCCCTGACGGTGGCCCACGCCGTCAACGCGGCCATGGGCAGCCGGGGCTACCGCTTCGTCACCCACCGCAACTACGAGCACTACCTGCCGCACATGATTCGCCTCCTCGTGGCGCTCCTCCGCTCGCGCCTGACCGGCTTCCTCATCCTCACGGGGCAGGGGACGGCGTACTTCAAGCAGCCCGCCGGCCTGGGCACCATGGACGCGGTGATGAACATGCTCCCGCCCTACGGCTCCGCCGTCACCGCGCAGGACGAGGGCACCATCCTCGGCATCTACCCGCACATCCTCAACGGCGGCGGCCTGCCGTGCCCGCCCATCATGCCGGGGCCCGCGGAGGACGTGCAGGCGGAGGTGGTGGGCTCGGGCATCGCCTTCCGGCACCGGTGGACGGGAGGCAGCGACCCCATGCCCTTCGTCCACTTCCTCGTGCCGTGCACGGGCGGCATCTCCAGCTGCCCCGGCATCTGGCCGGCCTTCGTCGACTACAACACCCTGGGCGTCGTCGACGAGGACGACAACTACGCCCAGCCCAAGAACTTCGCGCTGGTGCAGCGGGACATGGCCACGCGCACGGTGGCGGACCCCTGGAACTTCATGACCCGCTTCCGCTTCAAGTCGAGTGGCCCCGGCACGGAGTTCGACTCGCGGGGCCTGACGCTGGCGGACGGCACGCCCAACTCGGTGCAGACGGCGCTGGCCACGGGCATCACCTACTACCACCGCGGTGAGAGCCTCGGCATCGAGCACTGGGCCGAGCCGCCCAACCTCCTCAACCCGTACTGGCGCGCCACCCTCGTCGCGCCGGACATCGACGACTCCGGGATGAACGACGCCTCCAATACGCTGCGCAGCGCGTCCGGCGTCGCGGCGGATACCTTCGACGCCCTCCGCGGCGTGGGCTTCAAGGGGATTCAATGA
- a CDS encoding TadE/TadG family type IV pilus assembly protein: MNSLRPTGGRQSGQAMVEAALTLPLVVFLVLGTLQLFMMLQARVLAHYAVFRATRAGAVGYGDCERMTHSAILSLLPSFHSYLGTSTPGTNPAQKLASAFAARRANRYAAGMDNGHDGSIVWIYRHIEGGGVPSPQDRGFDEPGHLRQLEVRMIYWFPLRIPFANWVMSRMFMAHLGIEDYTAANPLILAERNANWNRGETTSSFSLAGDLSTEMLNRYNRKQYVFPIETTFTMRMMTPLKSRFFPSPNCPPVP, from the coding sequence ATGAATTCACTGCGTCCGACGGGAGGGAGGCAATCCGGGCAGGCGATGGTGGAGGCGGCGCTGACGCTTCCCCTCGTCGTGTTCCTCGTGCTGGGCACGTTGCAGCTCTTCATGATGCTGCAGGCGCGTGTGCTGGCCCACTACGCCGTCTTCCGGGCCACGCGGGCCGGGGCGGTCGGCTACGGCGACTGCGAGCGGATGACCCACTCGGCCATCCTCTCGCTGCTGCCCTCGTTCCATTCCTACCTGGGCACGTCCACGCCCGGCACGAACCCGGCGCAGAAGCTGGCGTCGGCCTTCGCGGCCCGCCGGGCCAACCGCTACGCGGCCGGCATGGACAACGGGCATGACGGCAGCATCGTGTGGATCTACCGGCACATCGAGGGCGGCGGCGTGCCGTCGCCCCAGGACCGCGGCTTCGACGAGCCCGGGCACCTGCGGCAGCTCGAGGTGCGGATGATCTACTGGTTCCCGCTGCGCATCCCCTTCGCCAACTGGGTGATGTCCCGCATGTTCATGGCCCACCTGGGCATCGAGGACTACACGGCGGCCAACCCGCTCATCCTCGCCGAGCGCAACGCCAACTGGAACCGCGGGGAGACCACGAGCTCGTTCAGCCTCGCCGGTGACCTGAGCACGGAGATGCTCAACCGCTACAACCGGAAGCAGTACGTCTTCCCCATCGAGACGACCTTCACGATGCGGATGATGACGCCGCTCAAGTCCCGCTTCTTCCCCTCCCCCAACTGCCCACCGGTGCCCTGA
- a CDS encoding sigma 54-interacting transcriptional regulator — translation MSAPPPQHPDDIHTSPGDIGQDLAHSPLLGETLVVDPRTTVKLHKCRLSVSSGPDTGRSVVSDKERLRCGAHPGNDLVLVEDRTASRHHFEIQFTERGYLLVDLGSTNGTFLDGRRIERAYLSPGSQIRAGSSLLTFAPLDEEVTIEPDRDGELCGMVGQSMKMRQIFGLIKKIAPLDVSVIIQGETGTGKELVARAIHELSGRTQGPMEVLDCGAIPPNLIESELFGHEKGAFTGAVAGRPGAFERAHGGTIFLDELGELRLDLQPKLLRVLENREVRRVGGNDVIEVDCRVIAATNRDLVKEIQAGNFREDLYFRLSVITVQLPPLRQRRDDIPLILKRALADPEVVGKHGKKRFSAEALGMLMAYAWPGNVRELMNVLSHVLTFSEGEEVLPSHLPPRVRGQAREGPLPFNEHLSFKDAKEQLLENFEREYVTSVLTRCEGNLSRAARESGLHRKSIERLVKKYQLDTKGMKPR, via the coding sequence ATGAGTGCCCCCCCTCCGCAGCACCCTGATGACATCCACACCAGCCCCGGCGACATCGGGCAGGATCTGGCCCACTCCCCGCTCCTGGGGGAGACGCTCGTGGTGGACCCCCGCACCACGGTGAAGCTCCACAAGTGTCGGCTGTCCGTCTCCTCCGGCCCGGATACCGGCCGCTCCGTGGTGAGCGACAAGGAGCGTCTTCGCTGCGGCGCCCATCCCGGCAACGACCTGGTCCTCGTGGAGGACCGCACCGCCAGCCGCCACCACTTCGAAATCCAGTTCACCGAGCGCGGCTACCTCCTGGTGGACCTGGGCTCCACCAACGGCACGTTCCTCGACGGGCGGCGGATTGAGCGCGCCTATCTGTCCCCCGGCTCGCAGATTCGCGCCGGCTCCTCGCTCCTGACGTTCGCTCCGCTGGATGAAGAGGTCACCATCGAGCCCGACCGCGACGGCGAGCTGTGCGGCATGGTGGGGCAGAGCATGAAGATGCGGCAGATCTTCGGCCTCATCAAGAAGATCGCCCCGCTGGACGTGTCCGTCATCATCCAGGGCGAGACGGGCACCGGGAAGGAGTTGGTGGCGCGCGCCATCCACGAGCTGTCCGGCCGCACGCAGGGGCCCATGGAGGTGCTGGACTGCGGCGCCATTCCGCCCAACCTCATCGAGAGCGAGCTGTTCGGCCACGAGAAGGGCGCCTTCACCGGCGCGGTGGCCGGCCGCCCCGGTGCCTTCGAGCGCGCCCACGGCGGCACCATCTTCCTGGACGAGCTGGGCGAGCTGCGCCTGGACCTCCAGCCCAAGCTGTTGCGCGTGCTGGAGAACCGCGAGGTGCGGCGCGTGGGCGGCAACGACGTCATCGAGGTGGACTGCCGCGTCATCGCCGCCACCAACAGGGATTTGGTGAAGGAAATCCAGGCGGGCAACTTCCGCGAGGACCTCTACTTCCGCCTGTCCGTCATCACCGTGCAGTTGCCGCCGCTGCGCCAGCGCCGGGACGACATCCCGCTCATCCTCAAGCGCGCGCTGGCGGACCCGGAAGTCGTGGGCAAGCACGGCAAGAAGCGCTTCTCCGCGGAGGCCCTGGGCATGCTGATGGCCTACGCGTGGCCGGGCAACGTGCGCGAATTGATGAACGTGCTGTCGCACGTGCTGACCTTCAGCGAGGGCGAGGAGGTCCTCCCCTCCCACCTGCCGCCCCGCGTGCGCGGCCAGGCCCGCGAGGGGCCGCTGCCCTTCAACGAGCACCTCTCCTTCAAGGACGCCAAGGAGCAGCTCCTGGAGAACTTCGAGCGCGAGTACGTCACCAGCGTCCTGACGCGCTGCGAGGGAAACCTCTCCCGCGCCGCCCGCGAGAGCGGCCTGCACCGCAAGTCCATCGAGCGGCTGGTGAAGAAGTACCAGCTCGACACCAAGGGCATGAAGCCGCGCTAG
- a CDS encoding ATP-grasp domain-containing protein — protein sequence MSSRKVKSKKAPALPGLQAPERPARAPRRPSAKKTVAILSRKRSLYSTRRLVEAVKERGHRPLVFDTLRCCLLLAQGAPRMTYRGVEVRGVDVVVPRIGASITAYGLAVVNHFEMMGVPVLNPPTSIARSRDKLRALQFLARAGLDIPRTVMAHDRSNVRRLVEEVGGLPIIIKLIKGTQGVGVMIAHTLPEVQTILDTFWDLGQEIVLQEFVAESEGRDVRALVVGSQVVGAMRRKAKKGEFRSNIHRGGEGQAIELPASYMEAAVQAARVLGLEVAGVDMLEGRAGPRLMEINSSPGFEGLEGATGQDIAGAIIDHALVYAEQKAGGLRAREG from the coding sequence ATGTCTTCCCGCAAAGTGAAGTCGAAGAAAGCCCCGGCCCTGCCTGGGCTCCAGGCGCCCGAGCGTCCCGCGCGAGCGCCCCGCCGTCCGAGCGCGAAGAAGACGGTGGCCATCCTGTCCCGCAAGCGGTCTCTCTATTCCACCCGCCGGCTGGTGGAGGCCGTGAAGGAGCGGGGACACCGGCCGCTGGTGTTCGACACACTGCGCTGCTGTCTGCTGCTGGCCCAGGGCGCGCCGCGCATGACGTACCGCGGTGTCGAGGTGCGCGGCGTGGACGTGGTGGTGCCGCGCATCGGCGCGTCGATTACGGCCTACGGGCTGGCGGTGGTGAACCACTTCGAGATGATGGGCGTGCCCGTCCTCAACCCGCCCACCTCCATTGCCCGCAGCCGCGACAAGCTGCGCGCGCTGCAGTTCCTGGCGCGCGCGGGGCTGGACATCCCCCGCACCGTGATGGCGCATGACCGCAGCAACGTGCGCCGGCTGGTGGAGGAGGTGGGGGGGCTGCCCATCATCATCAAGCTCATCAAGGGCACCCAGGGCGTGGGCGTGATGATCGCCCACACGCTGCCGGAGGTGCAGACCATCCTGGATACGTTCTGGGACCTGGGTCAGGAAATCGTCCTCCAGGAGTTCGTGGCGGAGAGCGAGGGCCGCGACGTGCGGGCGCTCGTGGTGGGCAGCCAGGTGGTGGGCGCCATGCGCCGCAAGGCGAAGAAGGGCGAGTTCCGCTCCAACATCCACCGCGGCGGGGAGGGGCAGGCAATCGAGCTCCCGGCGTCCTACATGGAGGCGGCGGTGCAGGCCGCGCGGGTGCTGGGCCTGGAGGTGGCGGGCGTGGACATGCTGGAGGGCCGCGCCGGGCCCCGGCTGATGGAGATCAACTCCAGCCCGGGCTTCGAGGGACTGGAGGGGGCCACGGGGCAGGACATCGCCGGGGCCATCATCGACCACGCGCTGGTCTACGCCGAGCAGAAGGCGGGCGGGCTGCGGGCTCGCGAAGGGTGA
- a CDS encoding DsbA family oxidoreductase, with translation MKTLHKPLQITVYQDVLCAWCYLADQRLDVLRQEFGEALRWSVRPYPLRLQDALPTEREKRGLVEEVQRAQREPDPTASLLSTDLWLGGDPPRTSVPALAALEAARLQGPQARAFLARSMQRAALEQGINVSRTDVVFELASRVGLAMNEFSAAFRSEETRRLILDEHRDAANRGVRGVPTLVIGGRWMLCGLRELTEYREHILACLGKSSVPRAGSAERLVH, from the coding sequence ATGAAAACGCTGCACAAGCCGCTGCAGATCACCGTCTACCAGGATGTGCTCTGTGCCTGGTGCTACCTCGCCGACCAGCGCCTGGACGTGCTGCGCCAGGAGTTTGGCGAAGCCCTCCGTTGGAGCGTCAGGCCGTATCCGCTGCGCCTCCAGGACGCGCTTCCCACGGAGCGCGAGAAGCGCGGGCTGGTGGAAGAAGTCCAGCGTGCGCAGCGCGAGCCGGACCCCACCGCGAGCCTGCTGTCCACGGACCTGTGGCTCGGGGGTGATCCTCCGCGCACCAGCGTGCCGGCGCTCGCGGCGCTCGAAGCCGCGCGGCTCCAGGGCCCGCAGGCGCGCGCGTTCCTCGCGAGGTCCATGCAGCGCGCCGCGCTGGAGCAGGGCATCAACGTGTCCCGCACGGACGTGGTGTTCGAACTGGCGTCGCGCGTGGGCCTGGCGATGAACGAGTTCTCCGCGGCCTTCCGCTCGGAGGAGACGCGCCGGCTCATCCTCGACGAGCACCGCGACGCGGCCAACCGCGGCGTGCGCGGCGTGCCCACGCTGGTCATCGGCGGCCGGTGGATGCTGTGCGGCCTGCGCGAGCTGACCGAGTACCGCGAGCACATCCTCGCGTGCCTGGGGAAGTCCTCCGTGCCGCGCGCGGGCTCCGCCGAGCGGCTGGTGCACTGA